In Macrobrachium rosenbergii isolate ZJJX-2024 chromosome 47, ASM4041242v1, whole genome shotgun sequence, the following are encoded in one genomic region:
- the LOC136830630 gene encoding thiol S-methyltransferase TMT1A-like, with amino-acid sequence MASSPMEDSDIETVGSDEVESLFAEEEEEEIEQESVTWFSWLLVHANTFLYIFLFYWIVKKIVVATKDRWCAYVMHLCTRGVFVELDLVKKAFFDSLSNVVSNEGDLRNKNAIRILEIGPGTGVNFAFYPEGSHLVVVDPNPYYKDYYYANIKKFSHIHPEEFHIATGEDMSMVPDNSIDVVVVTLVLCTVRDVDKTLSEIKRVLAPGGKFYFMEHITEFDLENHAFRRKLQHIFTHYIPVWPFVFDGCQLDRDPLPNIEKAGFSKVDAERYYAPVPHVVFDPEKPNLKGVATK; translated from the exons ATGGCCTCTTCGCCTATGGAAGACTCGGACATCGAGACCGTTGGAAGTGACGAAGTGGAAAGTCTCTtcgccgaagaagaagaagaagaaattgaacaGGAATCCGTCACTTGGTTTTCTTGGTTGCTCGTCCATGCCAACACTTTCTTGTACATTTTCTTGTTCTACTGGATTGTCAAGAAGATTGTTGTGGCTACTAAAGACAG GTGGTGCGCCTACGTCATGCACCTGTGCACCCGGGGAGTCTTCGTCGAACTCGACCTGGTGAAGAAAGCCTTCTTCGACAGCCTGTCGAATGTTGTGTCCAACGAGGGCGACCTGCGCAACAAGAATGCCATAAGGATACTGGAGATCGGACCTGGTACAG GTGTGAACTTCGCCTTCTACCCCGAGGGAAGCCACCTGGTGGTAGTGGATCCCAATCCTTACTATAAGGATTATTATTACGCAAACATCAAGAAATTTTCCCACATTCACCCTGAGGAGTTCCACATTGCCACAg GCGAAGACATGAGCATGGTACCCGATAACTCAATAGACGTGGTGGTTGTGACACTTGTATTGTGTACGGTGAGAGATGTCGACAAAACTCTCAGTGAGATCAAACGTGTACTTGCCCCT GGAGGCAAATTCTACTTCATGGAACACATTACAGAATTCGACCTGGAGAACCACGCCTTCAGGAGGAAACTTCAGCATATCTTCACCCACTACATACCCGTTTGGCCTTTCGTCTTTGATGGGTGCCAGCTAGACCGTGACCCTCTGCCCAACATTGAGAAGGCTGGGTTCTCGAAGGTCGATGCCGAACGCTACTACGCACCAGTGCCCCACGTTGTCTTTGACCCGGAGAAGCCGAATCTCAAGGGCGTTGCAACTAAATAA